In the Setaria italica strain Yugu1 chromosome VI, Setaria_italica_v2.0, whole genome shotgun sequence genome, one interval contains:
- the LOC101783689 gene encoding uncharacterized protein LOC101783689 produces MATETPPPDEKKKKAPLPKVVTLNKALKLAQTWVDKMSASEPDEPNDKDFEGRPSRLGLGAKVAPGVKRAPPTDPIERRLLGKVNAQKRKALEEENRTAKEANEASDDDCDESESRTSAFNKKRTLPSVTSTSLVKKAK; encoded by the exons ATGGCGACCGAGACGCCGCCTCcggatgagaagaagaagaaggcgccgCTCCCCAAGGTGGTCACGCTCAACAAGGCCCTCAAGCTG GCTCAGACATGGGTGGACAAAATGAGTGCATCGGAGCCAGATGAACCCAATGATAAGGATTTTGAGGGCCGGCCATCAAG GCTTGGTCTTGGTGCTAAAGTGGCCCCCGGTGTGAAGCGTGCGCCTCCCACTGATCCAATTGAGAGGAGATTGCTCGGGAAGGTGAATGCACAGAAGAGAAAGGCCTTGGAGGAGGAGAATAGAACTGCTAAGGAGGCGAATGAGGCTAGTGATGATGATTGTGATGAGTCTGAAAGCAGAACCAGTGCCTTTAACAAGAAGAGGACATTGCCTTCAGTTACTTCTACATCTTTAGTAAAGAAGGCAAAGTGA
- the LOC101784772 gene encoding uncharacterized protein At3g49055-like isoform X2, whose product MQIIATIHSVHGVLEKILERVSDDKPDRNHEHFHSDPNDGLEFLALEANNIHELAMEIESKLSGRMDMQRKDRTRMESKVSSLVKENQEIHTMLKAAITEKEAAEDSLRALKGEKEQGRSAILQIAERGLHKVGFGFIMEVISGEPKSEEEPTTSGTATATSDGRENEQEHISLACVIENTVKTLHGDISDLRQAFDKSRSDCDHFQLLAAERAQKINNLEPYIKDLEERESFLVHSVEDLTLEMKAVEQEATRWTEACEQEVEAGKSAIKELNQEIALLREELGRVKADLETANSKLQLKEKLAASAMAAQAAADACLKLADRRSAGLQRRIEELTRQIEQEDAHGRKERGSTRRRLRYICWPWQQLQVISASCQARTWFVDQNGRLLPRTEALLQTRI is encoded by the exons ATGCAG ATTATTGCCACCATCCACTCAGTCCATGGGGTCCTGGAGAAAATTCTGGAAAGGGTTTCAGATGACAAACCTGACAGAAACCATGAGCACTTTCATTCAGATCCCAATGATGGTCTGGAATTTCTGGCGTTGGAGGCTAACAACATTCATGAGCTAGCCATGGAGATCGAATCCAAGCTCTCAGGGCGCATGGATATGCAGAGGAAGGATAGAACCAGGATGGAGAGCAAAGTGTCAAGTCTAGTGAAGGAGAATCAAGAGATACATACCATGTTGAAGGCTGCTATAACTgagaaggaggcggcggaggataGCCTTCGTGCATTGAAGGGCGAAAAGGAGCAGGGAAGAAGTGCCATCTTGCAGATTGCTGAGAGAGGATTGCACAAGGTTGGCTTTGGCTTCATCATGGAGGTGATAAGTGGCGAGCCAAAAAGCGAGGAGGAGCCAACCACCTCTGGTACAGCAACTGCGACATCTGATGGAAGAGAAAATGAACAAGAGCACATCAGTCTG GCTTGTGTAATTGAAAATACAGTGAAAACCCTGCATGGTGATATCAGTGATCTAAGGCAGGCCTTTGACAAATCCAG GTCAGATTGCGATCATTTCCAACTTCTTGCTGCTGAACGGGCTCAGAAGATAAACAACCTTGAACCGTATATAAAGGATTTGGAAGAAAGAGAGAGCTTCCTAGTTCACAGT GTGGAAGACCTCACTCTAGAAATGAAAGCAGTAGAACAGGAGGCTACAAGATGGACGGAAGCATGTGAACAGGAGGTAGAAGCTGGAAAATCTGCCATCAAAGAACTCAACCAGGAG ATTGCCTTGCTCAGAGAAGAGCTGGGAAGGGTAAAAGCAGACTTGGAGACTGCAAACAGTAAGCTACAGCTAAAAGAGAAATTAGCAGCCAGTGCAATGGCAGCACAAGCAGCTGCAGATGCATGCCTCAAGCTTGCTGACAGAAGATCTGCTGGGCTGCAACGGAGGATAGAAGAGTTGACGAGACAAATAGAGCAAGAAGATGCACATGGAAGAAAGGAGAGAGGAAGTACTCGCAGAAGATTAAGGTATATCTGCTGGCCTTGGCAGCAACTTCAAGTTATATCAGCATCCTGTCAAGCTAGAACATGGTTTGTTGATCAGAACGGTAGATTGCTACCAAGGACAGAAGCACTATTGCAGACAAGAATCTAA
- the LOC101784772 gene encoding uncharacterized protein At3g49055-like isoform X1: protein MDHQPNLALQQIIATIHSVHGVLEKILERVSDDKPDRNHEHFHSDPNDGLEFLALEANNIHELAMEIESKLSGRMDMQRKDRTRMESKVSSLVKENQEIHTMLKAAITEKEAAEDSLRALKGEKEQGRSAILQIAERGLHKVGFGFIMEVISGEPKSEEEPTTSGTATATSDGRENEQEHISLACVIENTVKTLHGDISDLRQAFDKSRSDCDHFQLLAAERAQKINNLEPYIKDLEERESFLVHSVEDLTLEMKAVEQEATRWTEACEQEVEAGKSAIKELNQEIALLREELGRVKADLETANSKLQLKEKLAASAMAAQAAADACLKLADRRSAGLQRRIEELTRQIEQEDAHGRKERGSTRRRLRYICWPWQQLQVISASCQARTWFVDQNGRLLPRTEALLQTRI from the exons ATGGATCATCAACCCAACCTTGCCTTGCAACAGATTATTGCCACCATCCACTCAGTCCATGGGGTCCTGGAGAAAATTCTGGAAAGGGTTTCAGATGACAAACCTGACAGAAACCATGAGCACTTTCATTCAGATCCCAATGATGGTCTGGAATTTCTGGCGTTGGAGGCTAACAACATTCATGAGCTAGCCATGGAGATCGAATCCAAGCTCTCAGGGCGCATGGATATGCAGAGGAAGGATAGAACCAGGATGGAGAGCAAAGTGTCAAGTCTAGTGAAGGAGAATCAAGAGATACATACCATGTTGAAGGCTGCTATAACTgagaaggaggcggcggaggataGCCTTCGTGCATTGAAGGGCGAAAAGGAGCAGGGAAGAAGTGCCATCTTGCAGATTGCTGAGAGAGGATTGCACAAGGTTGGCTTTGGCTTCATCATGGAGGTGATAAGTGGCGAGCCAAAAAGCGAGGAGGAGCCAACCACCTCTGGTACAGCAACTGCGACATCTGATGGAAGAGAAAATGAACAAGAGCACATCAGTCTG GCTTGTGTAATTGAAAATACAGTGAAAACCCTGCATGGTGATATCAGTGATCTAAGGCAGGCCTTTGACAAATCCAG GTCAGATTGCGATCATTTCCAACTTCTTGCTGCTGAACGGGCTCAGAAGATAAACAACCTTGAACCGTATATAAAGGATTTGGAAGAAAGAGAGAGCTTCCTAGTTCACAGT GTGGAAGACCTCACTCTAGAAATGAAAGCAGTAGAACAGGAGGCTACAAGATGGACGGAAGCATGTGAACAGGAGGTAGAAGCTGGAAAATCTGCCATCAAAGAACTCAACCAGGAG ATTGCCTTGCTCAGAGAAGAGCTGGGAAGGGTAAAAGCAGACTTGGAGACTGCAAACAGTAAGCTACAGCTAAAAGAGAAATTAGCAGCCAGTGCAATGGCAGCACAAGCAGCTGCAGATGCATGCCTCAAGCTTGCTGACAGAAGATCTGCTGGGCTGCAACGGAGGATAGAAGAGTTGACGAGACAAATAGAGCAAGAAGATGCACATGGAAGAAAGGAGAGAGGAAGTACTCGCAGAAGATTAAGGTATATCTGCTGGCCTTGGCAGCAACTTCAAGTTATATCAGCATCCTGTCAAGCTAGAACATGGTTTGTTGATCAGAACGGTAGATTGCTACCAAGGACAGAAGCACTATTGCAGACAAGAATCTAA
- the LOC101784094 gene encoding terminal uridylyltransferase 7 isoform X2, which translates to MAAAAPPLGPEGSSLPGLLPRPPVAISWDSQALHSLAEKSEVESKACVIDPALLPTLEDVLLEMYASLQPKPVDYENRQVMIDVFNKIAQQIFGKKDGFPVVEAFGSFTMDLFTPESDLDLSVNFNTDTKDLYPRKDKINAIRKLTKTLYSHQRNGRCYGVLPISTARVPVLKVTDQGTGLDCDISIENKDGMSRSMIIKFISSIDERFRILCYLMKFWAKAHDVNSPKDQTMSSMAIISLVAFHLQTRRPPILPAFSAILKDGSDFASIQKNVSLFKGFGSSNKEAIAELFVSMMIKLVSVEGLWEQGLCASNFEGSWISKTWAKGVGNLSVEDFLDHSQNFARCVGIGQMRKICECLRATVSDLSKFFMGKIAAPELKALLFGPLNQIKPVTDPSQKTVKRKCVNPNKTSTAKKKKKPLEQDKAVISPSQKDDRREKPLEQDKSAICPGQKDDKKKSGNMGRDSGSSHVLQKKVKATVYTSSSRPPSVSVPPQRMHQAVLTRPIINQFAHLPQHMIAPPAFGYGLPPPHLHSAYHHPHQGLLGRPQGDFLHVYPGIQLQHQSQAMFGPPAAHHPVLNGLHPYGTNGAQQVQRIDNRLVQRPPYGMGPGFWR; encoded by the exons atggccgccgccgccccgccttTAGGACCCGAGGGCTCCTCTCTACCGGGCCTCCTCCCCAG GCCCCCCGTCGCAATCTCATGGGATTCCCAAG CACTACACAGCCTTGCAGAAAAAAGCGAGGTGGAATCCAAGGCATGCGTCATTGATCCTGCTCTGCTTCCAACCCTTGAGGATGTACTGCTGGAAATGTATGCATCATTGCAGCCAAAGCCTGTCGACTATGAGAACCGACAGGTTATGATCGATGTCTTCAACAAAATCGCCCAACAGATTTTTG GTAAAAAGGATGGGTTTCCAGTTGTGGAAGCATTCGGATCATTCACAATGGATCTATTTACTCCTGAAAGTGACCTTGACCTTTCGGTCAACTTTAATACTGATACCAAGGATCTGTATCCTCGCAAGGACAAGATTAATGCTATTAGGAAGCTTACAAAAACCCTATATTCTCATCAGA GAAATGGTCGTTGTTATGGGGTTTTACCTATTTCAACTGCTAGAGTTCCTGTGTTGAAGGTTACTGATCAGGGAACTGGTCTAGACTGTGATATTTCAATAGAAAACAAAGATGGCATGTCAAGATCAATGATTATTAAATTTATTTCATCAATTGATGAAAGATTCCGGATACTTTGTTATCTG ATGAAGTTCTGGGCCAAGGCACATGATGTTAACAGCCCCAAAGATCAAACGATGAGCTCAATGGCAATTATTTCTTTAGTTGCTTTCCATTTACAG ACCCGGCGCCCTCCGATATTGCCTGCATTTTCTGCCATATTGAAAG ATGGTTCAGATTTTGCAAGTATCCAGAAGAATGTCTCACTATTCAAAGGTTTTGGGAGTAGCAATAAAGAAGCTATTGCTGAACTTTTTGTATCAATGATGATTAAA CTAGTATCAGTGGAGGGTTTATGGGAGCAAGGGCTCTGTGCCAGCAATTTTGAAGGATCATGGATATCAAAGACCTGGGCAAAAGGTGTTGGCAACTTGAGT GTTGAGGACTTCTTGGACCACTCACAGAATTTCGCCAGATGTGTAGGGATAGGGCAGATGCGGAAAATCTGTGAATGCCTAAGGGCTACTGTATCTGATTTGAGCAAGTTCTTTATGGGTAAAATTGCTGCGCCCGAGCTAAAGGCCCTTTTGTTTGGGCCTTTGAACCAGATTAAGCCAGTCACTGACCCCAGCCAGAAAACTGTAAAGAGGAAGTGTGTTAATCCAAACAAGACAAGCACagctaagaagaagaagaagcccctTGAGCAGGATAAGGCAGTCATTTCTCCCAGCCAGAAAGATGACAGGAGAGAAAAGCCCCTTGAGCAGGATAAGTCAGCCATTTGTCCTGGCCAGAAAGATGATAAGAAGAAGAGCGGCAACATGGGGCGTGACTCGGGAAGCAGTCATGTGCTACAAAAGAAAGTGAAGGCTACTGTATACACTTCTAGTTCACGGCCTCCCAGTGTTTCTGTCCCTCCTCAAAGAATGCATCAGGCAGTACTCACCAGGCCAATCATTAATCAGTTTGCGCATTTACCTCAGCATATGATCGCCCCTCCCGCTTTTGGTTATGGGTTGCCACCCCCGCATTTGCACTCAGCTTATCATCACCCTCATCAGGGATTGCTAGGTCGACCACAGGGTGATTTCCTTCATGTGTATCCTGGGATTCAGCTGCAGCATCAAAGCCAGGCTATGTTTGGTCCTCCAGCAGCCCACCATCCGGTGCTCAATGGGCTTCACCCGTATGGTACCAATGGTGCTCAGCAGGTGCAGCGTATCGACAATAGGCTGGTGCAGAGGCCACCGTATGGAATGGGTCCGGGTTTCTGGAGGTGA
- the LOC101784094 gene encoding uncharacterized protein LOC101784094 isoform X1 translates to MAAAAPPLGPEGSSLPGLLPRPPVAISWDSQALHSLAEKSEVESKACVIDPALLPTLEDVLLEMYASLQPKPVDYENRQVMIDVFNKIAQQIFVWCFFSGKKDGFPVVEAFGSFTMDLFTPESDLDLSVNFNTDTKDLYPRKDKINAIRKLTKTLYSHQRNGRCYGVLPISTARVPVLKVTDQGTGLDCDISIENKDGMSRSMIIKFISSIDERFRILCYLMKFWAKAHDVNSPKDQTMSSMAIISLVAFHLQTRRPPILPAFSAILKDFASIQKNVSLFKGFGSSNKEAIAELFVSMMIKLVSVEGLWEQGLCASNFEGSWISKTWAKGVGNLSVEDFLDHSQNFARCVGIGQMRKICECLRATVSDLSKFFMGKIAAPELKALLFGPLNQIKPVTDPSQKTVKRKCVNPNKTSTAKKKKKPLEQDKAVISPSQKDDRREKPLEQDKSAICPGQKDDKKKSGNMGRDSGSSHVLQKKVKATVYTSSSRPPSVSVPPQRMHQAVLTRPIINQFAHLPQHMIAPPAFGYGLPPPHLHSAYHHPHQGLLGRPQGDFLHVYPGIQLQHQSQAMFGPPAAHHPVLNGLHPYGTNGAQQVQRIDNRLVQRPPYGMGPGFWR, encoded by the exons atggccgccgccgccccgccttTAGGACCCGAGGGCTCCTCTCTACCGGGCCTCCTCCCCAG GCCCCCCGTCGCAATCTCATGGGATTCCCAAG CACTACACAGCCTTGCAGAAAAAAGCGAGGTGGAATCCAAGGCATGCGTCATTGATCCTGCTCTGCTTCCAACCCTTGAGGATGTACTGCTGGAAATGTATGCATCATTGCAGCCAAAGCCTGTCGACTATGAGAACCGACAGGTTATGATCGATGTCTTCAACAAAATCGCCCAACAGATTTTTG TTTGGTGTTTCTTTTCAGGTAAAAAGGATGGGTTTCCAGTTGTGGAAGCATTCGGATCATTCACAATGGATCTATTTACTCCTGAAAGTGACCTTGACCTTTCGGTCAACTTTAATACTGATACCAAGGATCTGTATCCTCGCAAGGACAAGATTAATGCTATTAGGAAGCTTACAAAAACCCTATATTCTCATCAGA GAAATGGTCGTTGTTATGGGGTTTTACCTATTTCAACTGCTAGAGTTCCTGTGTTGAAGGTTACTGATCAGGGAACTGGTCTAGACTGTGATATTTCAATAGAAAACAAAGATGGCATGTCAAGATCAATGATTATTAAATTTATTTCATCAATTGATGAAAGATTCCGGATACTTTGTTATCTG ATGAAGTTCTGGGCCAAGGCACATGATGTTAACAGCCCCAAAGATCAAACGATGAGCTCAATGGCAATTATTTCTTTAGTTGCTTTCCATTTACAG ACCCGGCGCCCTCCGATATTGCCTGCATTTTCTGCCATATTGAAAG ATTTTGCAAGTATCCAGAAGAATGTCTCACTATTCAAAGGTTTTGGGAGTAGCAATAAAGAAGCTATTGCTGAACTTTTTGTATCAATGATGATTAAA CTAGTATCAGTGGAGGGTTTATGGGAGCAAGGGCTCTGTGCCAGCAATTTTGAAGGATCATGGATATCAAAGACCTGGGCAAAAGGTGTTGGCAACTTGAGT GTTGAGGACTTCTTGGACCACTCACAGAATTTCGCCAGATGTGTAGGGATAGGGCAGATGCGGAAAATCTGTGAATGCCTAAGGGCTACTGTATCTGATTTGAGCAAGTTCTTTATGGGTAAAATTGCTGCGCCCGAGCTAAAGGCCCTTTTGTTTGGGCCTTTGAACCAGATTAAGCCAGTCACTGACCCCAGCCAGAAAACTGTAAAGAGGAAGTGTGTTAATCCAAACAAGACAAGCACagctaagaagaagaagaagcccctTGAGCAGGATAAGGCAGTCATTTCTCCCAGCCAGAAAGATGACAGGAGAGAAAAGCCCCTTGAGCAGGATAAGTCAGCCATTTGTCCTGGCCAGAAAGATGATAAGAAGAAGAGCGGCAACATGGGGCGTGACTCGGGAAGCAGTCATGTGCTACAAAAGAAAGTGAAGGCTACTGTATACACTTCTAGTTCACGGCCTCCCAGTGTTTCTGTCCCTCCTCAAAGAATGCATCAGGCAGTACTCACCAGGCCAATCATTAATCAGTTTGCGCATTTACCTCAGCATATGATCGCCCCTCCCGCTTTTGGTTATGGGTTGCCACCCCCGCATTTGCACTCAGCTTATCATCACCCTCATCAGGGATTGCTAGGTCGACCACAGGGTGATTTCCTTCATGTGTATCCTGGGATTCAGCTGCAGCATCAAAGCCAGGCTATGTTTGGTCCTCCAGCAGCCCACCATCCGGTGCTCAATGGGCTTCACCCGTATGGTACCAATGGTGCTCAGCAGGTGCAGCGTATCGACAATAGGCTGGTGCAGAGGCCACCGTATGGAATGGGTCCGGGTTTCTGGAGGTGA
- the LOC101784094 gene encoding protein HESO1 isoform X3, protein MYASLQPKPVDYENRQVMIDVFNKIAQQIFVWCFFSGKKDGFPVVEAFGSFTMDLFTPESDLDLSVNFNTDTKDLYPRKDKINAIRKLTKTLYSHQRNGRCYGVLPISTARVPVLKVTDQGTGLDCDISIENKDGMSRSMIIKFISSIDERFRILCYLMKFWAKAHDVNSPKDQTMSSMAIISLVAFHLQTRRPPILPAFSAILKDGSDFASIQKNVSLFKGFGSSNKEAIAELFVSMMIKLVSVEGLWEQGLCASNFEGSWISKTWAKGVGNLSVEDFLDHSQNFARCVGIGQMRKICECLRATVSDLSKFFMGKIAAPELKALLFGPLNQIKPVTDPSQKTVKRKCVNPNKTSTAKKKKKPLEQDKAVISPSQKDDRREKPLEQDKSAICPGQKDDKKKSGNMGRDSGSSHVLQKKVKATVYTSSSRPPSVSVPPQRMHQAVLTRPIINQFAHLPQHMIAPPAFGYGLPPPHLHSAYHHPHQGLLGRPQGDFLHVYPGIQLQHQSQAMFGPPAAHHPVLNGLHPYGTNGAQQVQRIDNRLVQRPPYGMGPGFWR, encoded by the exons ATGTATGCATCATTGCAGCCAAAGCCTGTCGACTATGAGAACCGACAGGTTATGATCGATGTCTTCAACAAAATCGCCCAACAGATTTTTG TTTGGTGTTTCTTTTCAGGTAAAAAGGATGGGTTTCCAGTTGTGGAAGCATTCGGATCATTCACAATGGATCTATTTACTCCTGAAAGTGACCTTGACCTTTCGGTCAACTTTAATACTGATACCAAGGATCTGTATCCTCGCAAGGACAAGATTAATGCTATTAGGAAGCTTACAAAAACCCTATATTCTCATCAGA GAAATGGTCGTTGTTATGGGGTTTTACCTATTTCAACTGCTAGAGTTCCTGTGTTGAAGGTTACTGATCAGGGAACTGGTCTAGACTGTGATATTTCAATAGAAAACAAAGATGGCATGTCAAGATCAATGATTATTAAATTTATTTCATCAATTGATGAAAGATTCCGGATACTTTGTTATCTG ATGAAGTTCTGGGCCAAGGCACATGATGTTAACAGCCCCAAAGATCAAACGATGAGCTCAATGGCAATTATTTCTTTAGTTGCTTTCCATTTACAG ACCCGGCGCCCTCCGATATTGCCTGCATTTTCTGCCATATTGAAAG ATGGTTCAGATTTTGCAAGTATCCAGAAGAATGTCTCACTATTCAAAGGTTTTGGGAGTAGCAATAAAGAAGCTATTGCTGAACTTTTTGTATCAATGATGATTAAA CTAGTATCAGTGGAGGGTTTATGGGAGCAAGGGCTCTGTGCCAGCAATTTTGAAGGATCATGGATATCAAAGACCTGGGCAAAAGGTGTTGGCAACTTGAGT GTTGAGGACTTCTTGGACCACTCACAGAATTTCGCCAGATGTGTAGGGATAGGGCAGATGCGGAAAATCTGTGAATGCCTAAGGGCTACTGTATCTGATTTGAGCAAGTTCTTTATGGGTAAAATTGCTGCGCCCGAGCTAAAGGCCCTTTTGTTTGGGCCTTTGAACCAGATTAAGCCAGTCACTGACCCCAGCCAGAAAACTGTAAAGAGGAAGTGTGTTAATCCAAACAAGACAAGCACagctaagaagaagaagaagcccctTGAGCAGGATAAGGCAGTCATTTCTCCCAGCCAGAAAGATGACAGGAGAGAAAAGCCCCTTGAGCAGGATAAGTCAGCCATTTGTCCTGGCCAGAAAGATGATAAGAAGAAGAGCGGCAACATGGGGCGTGACTCGGGAAGCAGTCATGTGCTACAAAAGAAAGTGAAGGCTACTGTATACACTTCTAGTTCACGGCCTCCCAGTGTTTCTGTCCCTCCTCAAAGAATGCATCAGGCAGTACTCACCAGGCCAATCATTAATCAGTTTGCGCATTTACCTCAGCATATGATCGCCCCTCCCGCTTTTGGTTATGGGTTGCCACCCCCGCATTTGCACTCAGCTTATCATCACCCTCATCAGGGATTGCTAGGTCGACCACAGGGTGATTTCCTTCATGTGTATCCTGGGATTCAGCTGCAGCATCAAAGCCAGGCTATGTTTGGTCCTCCAGCAGCCCACCATCCGGTGCTCAATGGGCTTCACCCGTATGGTACCAATGGTGCTCAGCAGGTGCAGCGTATCGACAATAGGCTGGTGCAGAGGCCACCGTATGGAATGGGTCCGGGTTTCTGGAGGTGA